The Bacteroidota bacterium genome contains a region encoding:
- a CDS encoding transposase yields MVDTGSNQPLLPVPAHTLTDQQFARIAPLLPGKPGDRGRTARDNRLFLEAVLFVANNG; encoded by the coding sequence ATGGTCGATACCGGCAGTAACCAACCTCTGCTGCCCGTGCCCGCTCACACCCTCACCGACCAACAGTTCGCCCGCATCGCTCCCCTGCTACCCGGTAAGCCCGGCGACCGAGGACGCACCGCCCGCGACAACCGCCTCTTCCTCGAAGCCGTCCTCTTCGTCGCCAACAACGG